In Ovis aries strain OAR_USU_Benz2616 breed Rambouillet chromosome 14, ARS-UI_Ramb_v3.0, whole genome shotgun sequence, a single genomic region encodes these proteins:
- the LOC114118033 gene encoding glutaredoxin-1-like has product MAQAFVNSKIQSGKVIMFNPTCPYCTRTQELLSQLPFKQGLLEFVDITAKGDTNEIQDYLQQLTEARMVPQVFIGKEFTALVNIHERGELLTRIKQIRALQ; this is encoded by the coding sequence ATGGCTCAAGCATTTGTGAACAGCAAGATCCAGTCTGGGAAGGTGATCATGTTCAACCCAACCTGCCCCTACTGCACAAGGACTCAGGAGCTCCTCAGTCAACTGCCCTTCAAACAAGGGCTTTTGGAATTTGTCGATATCACAGCCAAAGGCGACACCAATGAGATACAAGATTACTTGCAACAGCTCACAGAAGCCAGAATGGTACCTCAGGTCTTCATCGGTAAAGAGTTCACTGCTCTAGTAAATATTCATGAGAGAGGGGAACTGTTGACACGGATAAAGCAAATTAGAGCTCTGCAATAA